Proteins co-encoded in one Myotis daubentonii chromosome 8, mMyoDau2.1, whole genome shotgun sequence genomic window:
- the ZHX3 gene encoding zinc fingers and homeoboxes protein 3 isoform X3, whose product MASKRKSTTPCMIPVKTVALQEASAEAQPAEALPEGPPPDLPPEAPATSSEVAQASSNTDSAALANGHQSTLDGYLYSCKYCDFRSQDITQFVGHMNSEHTDFNKDPTFVCTECSFLAKTPEGLSLHNAKCHSGEASFLWNVAKPDNHVVVEQSVPESTNTPDPLGEPSTDGTDGQAEIIITKTPIMKIMKGKAEAKKIHTLKENAPSQPVVETLPNPLAGETEAKEGDHSFVNGAVPVSQAPTNPAKPPHTTNGPLLGTVPVLPAGIAQFLSLQQQPPAHAQHHTHQPLPTSKSLPKVMIPLSSIPTYNAAMDSNSFLKNSFHKFPYPTKAELCYLTVVTKYPEEQLKIWFTAQRLKQGISWSPEEIEDARKKMFNTVIQSVPQPTITVLNTPLVASAGNVQHLIQAALPGHVVGQPEGAAGGLLVTQPLMANGLQAPSSSLPLAVTSIPKQPTVAPINTVCSNTTSAVKVVNAAQSLLTACPSITSQAFLDASIYKNKKSHEQLSALKGSFCRNQFPGQSEVEHLTKVTGLSTREVRKWFSDRRYHCRNLKGSRVMMPGDPSSIIIDSVPEVPFSPASKAPEVTCIPTAATLAAHPSAKRQSWHQTPDFTPTKYKERAPEQLRALESSFAQNPLPLDEELDRLRTETKMTRREIDSWFSERRKKVTTEETTKADGSACQEEEEAAEGEGGAEEAAGDQRVPGENGSPEVPSSHTLAERKVSPIKINLKNLRVTEANGKSELPGLGTCDPEDDGSNKLALQPPGKVSCKKTAQQRHLLRQLFVQTQWPSTQDYDSIMAQTGLPRPEVVRWFGDSRYALKNGQLKWYEDYKRGNFPPGLLVITPGNRELLQDYYVTHKMLYEEDLQGLCDKTQMSSQQVKQWFAEKMGEETRAVADTGSEDQGPGDPAAVHKGLGDASSEVSENSLLHVPSGCRGGSG is encoded by the exons ATGGCCAGCAAGCGGAAATCCACCACCCCATGCATGATTCCTGTGAAGACCGTGGCACTGCAGGAAGCCAGTGCAGAGGCCCAGCCCGCCGAGGCGCTGCCCGAAGGACCCCCGCCGGACCTGCCCCCAGAAGCGCCTGCCACCAGCAGCGAGGTCGCCCAGGCCTCCAGCAATACCGACAGCGCTGCACTGGCCAACGGGCATCAGAGCACTTTGGATGGCTATTTGTATTCCTGTAAATACTGTGATTTCAGATCCCAGGACATAACCCAGTTTGTGGGACACATGAACTCCGAGCACACAGACTTTAATAAAGACCCGACCTTTGTATGCACTGAGTGCAGTTTTCTGGCAAAAACTCCTGAGGGGCTTTCTCTGCACAATGCCAAGTGCCACTCGGGTGAAGCCAGCTTTCTGTGGAATGTGGCCAAGCCAGACAATCATGTGGTTGTAGAGCAGAGCGTCCCTGAGAGCACCAACACTCCTGACCCACTGGGCGAGCCCAGCACTGACGGGACCGATGGACAAGCCGAAATCATCATCACCAAAACTCCAATCATGAAGATAATGAAAGGCAAAGCTGAAGCCAAAAAAATTCATACGCTCAAGGAAAACGCCCCCAGTCAACCTGTTGTTGAGACCTTACCAAACCCACTAGCTGGGgaaacagaggcaaaagaaggggaCCACTCCTTTGTCAATGGGGCGGTTCCAGTCAGCCAGGCACCCACCAACCCCGCCAAGCCTCCCCATACGACCAATGGGCCCCTGCTGGGGACAGTGCCAGTTCTGCCAGCTGGTATAgcacagtttctctctctccagcagcagcccccagcacatgcccagcaccacacccaccagccactgCCCACCTCCAAGTCCCTTCCCAAAGTGATGATCCCCTTGAGCAGCATTCCAACATACAATGCGGCCATGGACTCCAACAGCTTCTTGAAAAACTCTTTCCACAAGTTCCCCTACCCAACCAAAGCTGAGCTCTGCTATTTGACTGTGGTTACCAAGTATCCAGAAGAACAGCTCAAGATCTGGTTCACAGCCCAAAGGCTGAAACAAGGGATCAGTTGGTCCCCCGAAGAGATCGAGGACGCCCGGAAAAAGATGTTCAATACAGTCATTCAGTCTGTCCCTCAGCCCACAATCACCGTTCTGAATACTCCTCTGGTTGCCAGTGCTGGCAACGTCCAGCATCTCATCCAGGCTGCCCTCCCAGGTCATGTTGTGGGACAGCCGGAGGGCGCAGCAGGGGGACTTCTGGTCACTCAGCCACTGATGGCCAATGGGTTGCAGGCACCGAGTTCATCTCTCCCTCTAGCAGTAACATCTATCCCCAAGCAGCCAACTGTTGCGCCCATTAACACTGTGTGTTCAAACACGACATCAGCAGTGAAGGTGGTCAATGCAGCCCAATCATTGCTCACAGCGTGCCCGAGCATCACTTCCCAAGCCTTCCTTGATGCCAGCATCTACAAAAATAAGAAATCTCATGAACAGCTGTCAGCTCTGAAAGGCAGCTTCTGTCGGAACCAGTTCCCGGGACAGAGCGAAGTTGAGCATCTGACCAAAGTGACCGGCCTAAGTACCAGGGAGGTGAGGAAATGGTTCAGTGACCGGAGGTACCACTGCCGGAACCTGAAGGGCTCCCGGGTCATGATGCCCGGGGATCCCAGCTCCATCATCATTGACTCTGTGCCAGAGGTGCCCTTCTCCCCAGCGTCCAAGGCCCCTGAGGTGACCTGCATCCCGACGGCAGCCACCCTGGCCGCCCACCCTTCTGCCAAACGACAGTCCTGGCACCAGACCCCTGACTTCACACCAACCAAATACAAGGAGCGAGCCCCTGAGCAGCTCCGAGCCCTGGAGAGCAGTTTTGCACAAAACCCCCTTCCTCTCGACGAGGAACTGGACCGCCTGAGGACTGAAACCAAAATGACCCGAAGAGAGATTGACAGCTGGTTTTCTGAGAGACGGAAAAAGGTGACCACCGAGGAGACCACCAAGGCCGATGGGAgtgcctgtcaggaggaggaggaggccgctGAGGGTGAGGGGGGAGCAGAGGAGGCGGCAGGTGACCAGAGGGTCCCTGGGGAGAATGGCTCCCCAGAAGTGCCCAGCAGCCACACCTTGGCTGAACGCAAAGTCAGCCCCATCAAGATCAACCTGAAGAACCTGCGGGTCACTGAAGCCAATGGCAAGAGCGAGCTACCCGGGCTGGGCACCTGTGACCCTGAAGACGATGGGTCAAACAAGCTGGCCCTGCAGCCGCCCGGCAAGGTGAGCTGCAAAAAGACAGCACAACAGCGGCACCTGCTGCGCCAGCTCTTTGTGCAGACGCAGTGGCCGAGCACCCAGGACTACGACTCCATCATGGCCCAGACAGGCCTGCCACGGCCAGAGGTGGTGCGCTGGTTCGGCGACAGCAGGTACGCCCTGAAGAACGGCCAGCTCAAGTGGTACGAAGACTACAAGCGGGGCAACTTCCCACCAGGGTTACTGGTCATCACCCCTGGCAACCGGGAGCTGCTGCAAGACTATTACGTGACACACAAGATGCTGTATGAGGAGGACCTGCAGGGCCTCTGCGACAAGACCCAAATGAGCTCCCAGCAGGTCAAGCAGTGGTTTGCTGAGAAAATGGGCGAGGAGACCCGGGCAGTGGCAGACACAGGCAGCGAGGACCAGGGCCCCGGTGACCCTGCAGCAGTGCACAAAGGGCTGGGCGATGCCTCTTCAGAGGTGTCTGAAAACA GCCTTCTTCACGTGCCCTcaggctgcagaggagggagtggcTAG